In Nicotiana tabacum cultivar K326 chromosome 19, ASM71507v2, whole genome shotgun sequence, one DNA window encodes the following:
- the LOC107768359 gene encoding 5-methyltetrahydropteroyltriglutamate--homocysteine methyltransferase, producing the protein MASHIVGYPRMGPKRELKFALESFWDGKSSAEDLKKVAADLRSSIWKQMADAGIKYIPSNTFSYYDQVLDTTAMLGAVPARYNWAGGEIAFDTYFSMARGNASVPAMEMTKWFDTNYHFIVPELGPDVNFSYASHKAVDEYKEAKGLGVDTVPVLIGPVSYLLLSKPAKGVEKSFPLLSLLDKILPIYKEVIAELKAAGASWIQFDEPTLVLDLQAHQLEAFTKAYAELESSLSGLNVLTETYFADVPAEAFKTLTALKGVTAFGFDLVRGTQTLDLIKGGFPSGKYLFAGVVDGRNIWANDLAASLNLLQSLEGIVGKDKLVVSTSCSLLHTAVDLVNETKLDDEIKSWLAFAAQKVVEVNALAKALAGHKDEAFFSANAAAQASRKSSPRVTNEAVQKAAAALKGSDHRRATNVSARLDAQQKKLNLPVLPTTTIGSFPQTVELRRVRREYKAKKISEEEYVKAIKEEIKKVVDLQEELDIDVLVHGEPERNDMVEYFGEQLSGFAFTANGWVQSYGSRCVKPPIIYGDVSRPNPMTVFWSTTAQSMTKRPMKGMLTGPVTILNWSFVRNDQPRFETCYQIALAIKDEVEDLEKAGITVIQIDEAALREGLPLRKAEHTFYLNWAVHSFRITNVGIQDTTQIHTHMCYSNFNDIIHSIIDMDADVITIENSRSDEKLLSVFREGVKYGAGIGPGVYDIHSPRIPSTEEIADRVNKMLAVLDTNILWVNPDCGLKTRKYAEVKPALENMVSAAKAIRTQLASTK; encoded by the exons ATGGCATCTCACATTGTTGGATATCCCCGTATGGGCCCAAAGAGAGAGCTGAAATTTGCTCTCGAGTCTTTCTGGGATGGGAAGAGCAGTGCTGAGGACTTGAAGAAGGTGGCTGCAGACCTAAGGTCTTCCATCTGGAAACAGATGGCTGATGCTGGCATCAAGTACATCCCCAGCAACACATTCTCTTACTATGATCAGGTGCTTGACACAACTGCAATGCTCGGTGCTGTCCCAGCTAGGTACAATTGGGCCGGTGGTGAGATAGCATTTGACACTTATTTCTCCATGGCTAGAGGAAACGCCTCTGTCCCTGCTATGGAGATGACCAAGTGGTTTGACACCAACTA CCACTTCATTGTCCCTGAGTTGGGACCTGATGTTAACTTTTCTTATGCTTCTCACAAGGCAGTAGATGAGTACAAAGAGGCCAAGGGG CTTGGTGTAGACACTGTTCCAGTCCTTATTGGCCCAGTCTCATACTTGTTGCTATCCAAACCTGCTAAGGGTGTTGAGAAATCCTTCCCTCTTTTGTCACTTCTTGACAAAATCCTCCCAATCTACAA GGAAGTTATTGCGGAATTGAAGGCTGCTGGTGCTTCTTGGATTCAGTTTGATGAACCTACACTTGTGTTGGATCTCCAAGCTCACCAATTGGAAGCCTTCACTAAGGCCTATGCTGAGTTGGAATCATCTCTGTCTGGTCTTAATGTTCTCACTGAAACCTACTTTGCCGACGTCCCTGCTGAAGCATTCAAAACCCTCACTGCTTTGAAGGGAGTTACTGCCTTTGGTTTTGACTTGGTTCGTGGAACTCAGACCCTTGATTTGATCAAAGGTGGCTTCCCTTCAGGCAAGTACTTGTTTGCTGGAGTGGTTGACGGAAGGAACATCTGGGCAAATGATCTTGCCGCATCTCTTAACCTCCTGCAATCTCTTGAGGGTATTGTTGGAAAAG ACAAACTTGTTGTCTCCACATCTTGCTCACTTCTCCATACTGCTGTTGATCTTGTCAATGAGACTAAGCTAGATGATGAAATCAAGTCATGGTTGGCATTTGCTGCCCAAAAAGTCGTTGAAGTTAACGCTTTGGCCAAGGCATTAGCTGGTCACAAGGATGAG GCGTTCTTCTCTGCAAATGCTGCCGCTCAGGCTTCCAGGAAATCCTCTCCAAGAGTGACAAATGAAGCTGTCCAAAAGGCT GCTGCTGCTCTTAAGGGTTCTGACCACCGCCGTGCTACAAATGTCAGTGCTAGACTTGATGCCCAACAAAAGAAACTTAACCTCCCAGTTCTCCCAACCACCACCATTGGGTCCTTCCCTCAGACGGTGGAGCTTAGGAGAGTTCGCCGTGAATACAAGGCCAAGAA GATCTCTGAGGAAGAGTATGTTAAGGCCATCAAGGAAGAAATCAAGAAGGTTGTTGATCTCCAGGAAGAGCTCGACATCGATGTCTTGGTTCACGGAGAGCCCGAG AGGAATGATATGGTTGAATACTTCGGAGAGCAGCTTTCTGGTTTTGCCTTCACTGCTAATGGATGGGTTCAATCTTATGGATCTCGATGTGTGAAGCCACCAATTATCTATGGTGATGTGAGCCGCCCCAACCCAATGACTGTATTCTGGTCAACAACAGCTCAGAGCATGACCAAGCGCCCAATGAAGGGAATGCTTACCGGGCCAGTTACCATTCTCAACTGGTCTTTTGTCAGAAATGACCAGCCAAG ATTTGAAACTTGCTACCAGATTGCTTTGGCCATTAAGGATGAAGTGGAAGATTTGGAGAAGGCAGGCATCACTGTTATCCAAATTGATGAAGCTGCTTTGAGAGAGGGGTTGCCTCTAAGGAAGGCTGAGCACACTTTTTACTTGAACTGGGCTGTCCACTCCTTCAGAATCACCAACGTCGGCATTCAAGACACCACCCAG ATCCACACCCACATGTGCTACTCCAACTTCAATGACATTATCCACTCCATCATTGACATGGATGCTGATGTGATCACAATTGAGAACTCACGGTCCGATGAGAAGCTCCTCTCAGTTTTCAGGGAGGGAGTGAAGTATGGTGCTGGAATTGGCCCCGGTGTCTATGACATCCACTCCCCTAGAATACCATCAACGGAAGAGATTGCTGACAGAGTTAACAAGATGCTTGCTGTTCTTGACACCAACATCTTGTGGGTCAACCCAGATTGTGGTCTCAAGACTCGCAAGTACGCTGAGGTAAAGCCAGCCCTCGAGAACATGGTTTCTGCTGCCAAGGCCATCCGCACCCAACTTGCCAGCACCAAGTGA